TAGAAGTTCGTTAAGTGACAGTTTAGCCAATTGACTAACTTCCTCTATTCCAGCTTTCTTTAAACAGTTGAAAGATCTAACTGTTAAATCAAGTTCTTCTATCTTTGTATTAAGAATATTATCATCTTTTGCATGGCTTACAGGATTTTCTTCTTCCTCTTCAGCTTCTACTCTTAGATTTTCCATTTTGTTTCCTAATTCTAAGAATGGATCAAAATGTAACTTTAATAATTCTACTGCATAAGATAGAGCATCTCTGATTTCAATACTTCCATCAGTTTCAATATCTAAAGTAAGTTTATCAAAATCAGTCATTCTTCCTACCATTGTATCTTGTACACTGTAAGAAACTTTTCTGATTGGAGTGTAGATAGCATCAACAGCTATATAATCTACAGCCCAGTCTTTTCTTTCTATTTCTTCTGATACTACAAATCCTTCTCCAGTATCAACTAAAAATTCCATGTCAAGTTCTCTATCTGTAGTTATTGTACAAATAACTTGCTCAGGATTTACTATTTCTATTCCTACATCAGGTATTATATCAGCGGCTGTGACTATTTTTGGTCCTTTAACAGAAAGAGTCATCTTTCTTTCTCCAGTACTTTCAGCTTTAACAACTATTTCCTTGATATTAAGAACTATTTCAGTTACAGCTTCTTTTATTCCT
Above is a window of Fusobacterium varium DNA encoding:
- the rpoA gene encoding DNA-directed RNA polymerase subunit alpha, whose amino-acid sequence is MLKIEKHARGINITEVKESEFKGQYIVEPLYRGYGHTVGNALRRVLLSSIPGAAIKGVRIDGVLSEFSVMEGIKEAVTEIVLNIKEIVVKAESTGERKMTLSVKGPKIVTAADIIPDVGIEIVNPEQVICTITTDRELDMEFLVDTGEGFVVSEEIERKDWAVDYIAVDAIYTPIRKVSYSVQDTMVGRMTDFDKLTLDIETDGSIEIRDALSYAVELLKLHFDPFLELGNKMENLRVEAEEEEENPVSHAKDDNILNTKIEELDLTVRSFNCLKKAGIEEVSQLAKLSLNELLKIKNLGRKSLDEILEKMKELGYDLSQNGSPE